The DNA segment AAGATGAAACAGTACTTAAATGCATTGTTGATAAGGACACATCTGCCTGGAACCAAGTTTCCAGAATAATGTATACAAACTATaccacataaaattaaaaaaagaacaacaaaatacCAATATCAAAccgaaaaaaattaatacaatccCCTTTTTGATCAAGGTCCTAGTTATAATCGAGCTGCCTCCAAATGCCTGCACGTTGAACCCtctgcatcaaacaaacaaatcaacttAGTGACGCCATTAACACATTTACCCatcttatttacaaaaacattccCTAACATCATATATACAAACAAAGTACTAACAGAAGTACTTACATTTGAGTTTAAGAACCTCAGGTTCCCCAAATCAGGGCCAAAAATACAAGAAAGCATTGTTGAGAAAGTTTTGCCATGTGGTTAACACATCCTTCCTACTTCATACTTGTTCTCTTATTCTTTTTATGTTACCAGGCATCTCACTGGCTAGAGTGCCCCTAGTGACAGGATTAAATATTGCATGTATAGAAAGCTAATGGGACCAATGTAACTGTAAAACTGTTACAAGCTGAACAATAATCACTCCGGTGTATTAAAAAAtcatggcttctctccagtgtgaatgttCATGTGTCTGTTAAGGTTTCCGTTTtgaatgaaactctttccacattgttggcaggtaaaaggtttctctccagtatgaattttCATGTGGTTAACGAggtgttgtttttgtgtaaaactctttccacattgttggcaggtgaaaggtttctttCCACTGTGAATTATCTTGTGGTCATCGAGGtgttgtttatgattaaaactttttccacattgagagcatgtgtaaggcttctctccagtatgagTTCTCACATGGTCTCTAAGGTTTCTTTTGTGAGTgtaactctttccacattgttggcaggtgaaaggtttctctccagtatgaattatCTTGTGGTCATCGAGGcagtgtttatatgtaaaactttttccacagtGAGAgcatgtgtaaggtttctctccagtatgaattctcgTGTGGTTTTTAAGGGTTGTTTTAttaatgaaactctttccacacagttggcaggtgaaaggcttttctccagtgtgaactctcatgtggacttcAAGATTTTCTTTTCTGGTGAAACTTttcccacactgttggcaggtgaaagctCTTTTTTGTGAAGTcttttcagtctgtgtgcaactAAATGATTTTTCTCCAGTCATGAAATAATATTTCTCATGCTGAACATTATCTTCTTTTTCAATGagttcttgactctcctctttcagtgtCATCAGGTCTAATGCAAAAAAGACAAATCCAGATTAACACTATTTTTAATGGCACAAAGAACAAACATCAAAACCAACATCATGTAGATCTTATATACACTAAGCTATTAAAGGAGGTGTTAAATAGTGGTCGcacgatatttggcatttttcaaatatgcCGATGCGTTCGtagcgggacttttattttgacagcgctgATAACGCCATTTCCTTCTACTAGTTGACTGTCatcattaacagttctgtctaatacggacaGAAGTCTTTTCAATAATCAGAACTgttaaagaaatgaaataaatgtatacaataaagaattataacgattgcttttatattgttagtattaGAAAGGTAAACATTAtgatactttctcgtttgccgttaCATTTGTATCCTGCATGATCGTGTGTTCTCCTTGTGACAGCTGATCCGTGCGTATTGAATACTGACAGGAGGAGACtttatggcattattttactgacaaatgtcgagagcgcaaaTAACTCAGATACAGAACAGTTTCATACAACCAACAACCATGAAATTACTTTTctctataacaaaaaaacaaataaatgatggTCTCGCCCGGAGAGAGTGTATACACTTAAAACATGCATCTCCTCTCACTCAAACTGTGTTGTTCTGACCCTATAataatttcttctgttgaacacaaaagaagatactttgaagaatgtgggtaaccaaacagtttctggtctccAATGACTCCAATTTTTTTCTCTACTATGGAAATTATTGAGGACAAGAAGCTCTTTAGTTACCCACACACTTCAAAGTATcttatttttgtgttcaacagaagaaagaactttatgcaGATTTATAGCAACCTGGGTAACCATACCTTTAAAGTGACActggcctattgttttattaaaatgtggggagtctgttaatataatattccatacattatcagagcttggtagacataattactatatttttagacattattagacagatgaattaatataattaatgttaaaccCTATTTATCATTcatagatatataataatatgtgtcATATACAATTTAGATATAAATTGGGGGGGGGGTCGTTAATGGGTGTTCCCTATTTTGTCTCGCTGAAGGTGGCAACCCCAACACGATGCGACCCGATCCatttcaaatataacatttttaatttcaaaactcatgacattcttcaaaatcctTTCTGTAGAGCTGGAGATTTTAATCAGGATCAAATaagtgagttcagctttgagaataaaaaccaacctgtttgttcctcagtatcttcatgtatgactttgaatgtttcttcaatcttcatgtcttcactctcctctttaataaacaccaTCTTTATTTGTTCCTCGGTATCTTCATgattgactctgaatgtttcttcaatcttcatgtcttcactctccactTTAATAAATGCCATCTTTATAATAGTGTTACATAAATCTGTAAGAGATTATTCACAGATTCCTAAAGTTATCAACAACATAGATCTTATATAAGTAAGTGTGGAGTGCTCTCAATTCCCTATTAACTACAGAGCATTTATGATATttccatttaataattaaagggttagtcaatgtttcgttcgttatctggctcggctcggtgttcatcagttctctcttcacagcagttcagtcagtgtactgtttgagtaaatgaattactccgggatattggtttatttgaacacagagggagtgtcagccatgttaaaaaaagctaacagcttaagtcatttgtggattaatgcttattgttgacgcgaaccgtttcaaacgattcagttcgatttggtgaactggttcaagaagatccggttatatcgagtgattcgttcgcgaaccggatatcactaaactgcggtgttgtgaacgcgctcataacggacccgggagagaagacaatgctgaataaagtcgtagtttttgatatttttggaccaaaatgtattttcgatgcttcaaaaaattctaaaggaccccctgatgtcacatggactactttgaagatgtttttattacctttctggacgtggacagtataccgtacatacattctcaatggagggacagaaagctctcggactaaatctaaaatatcttaaactgtgttccgaagatgaacggaggttcacgggtttggaacgacatgagggtgagtcattaatgacataaatttcctttttgggtgaactatccctttaagatatttttgatggaatcaaGTAATTGATTAATAagcaagtaattaatgacaattttcatttttgagtgaacgatccctttaagtATCTTTATACATAGCAGCAGGAATGTATTTTGAGTGGGGGTGGCTGGGGGTTGTGTAATGCGTGAAGACTGACATATAATGGCGGATCCAAAAGCACtacttttgttaataaaacatttctttgtttAATATAAGTGAGTGTctttagactttatttatttggGTTACAATACAAGGCTATATCCATCTTactcattttgttaataaaagttgtttaatATAGCCTATGTGAATTTGCCATTGTACTATTTTATGGctgatgtgttttaattaataagatAATAAACCACAAACTACGATCGTTTCAAGGTAGCCTAAAGGGAAAAccatattttgtgttaaatgagagtAAAACATATCTTTATTCATTTCGTTAATAGAAGTTCAAAGATTAATATAGGTAAATTTTTCATTGTACTATTTTGTTGTAGACTATAGActacatattttttcattaataattatgagCCATAACCATTCGTTTAAAGTAAGGGAAAAAtccaaaagtttttttatgtatgtgttacAACGCAGGTACATCAGTCTTATTCATTCTGTTcataaaagttttatgtttaacatAAGCAACTTTGTCATTGTAGCATTGGGGGCCATTCACACAAAACGTGTCTTCGCGTCTAAAAATGCGAGACACAGCGATcaggaatggtttttaaaaaaagcgCAGCGTACAAGGGTTGCACAAAGGATGTAATGCAATAACATAACGACAATAATAGAAATATGCAAACAGCAGAATTGATAGATATGAATTTTGacatgggaaaaaaagaaaataattacacTGGCTATGGCATTTGACATCGATAAAAATGGTGCTGCTGCTCAGAGAACAAAAGGACAGAGATCAGGGTCCCATTCTTCATACATTGCTAACTCCGTTAattggatttgattgttgatgatttggcatgatcttgaatagtttggttcttcgaagctcatcccagagttgctgtcatagcaacaggtccgtaagcttAAACCTCTCGGGAgcagcttatttcatgtaaacaggattagattgcatctttttaagcagaattgatacttaaaatctgtccgcTAACTTATTACAAGAgcatcctactgatccagggtcaataatttaaaacaataataattaaaaaattaatttaaagataatataataacgttatgtagtctttaacacagcctgttttactcactgaaagatttattcgtcataaaataattaactctTAATTGTTTTTGAGTCTCACACACATGATATACAGATAATTtagagtcgtgcattaatttgagtgatgaccgctattatgggagtggcttgatggagcgccggagatgcagataacatgatcttgacccttaagaaactttaatgctgtcacgtaacaaatctgttcaaatataaaattaaattagttgctaattactacaacaaaaaaaaaaaaaaaataaagtacaaacaaaaaataaaaattaataaaaaaaataattaataatcaaaaaaaaaaaaaaaaaaaaaaaatcaacacacatttaatttattatgacatttagttttgtttgcttggctgtttccttataaaactccagaaatttgtaaattttttcgtcaggtgtcttttttaattatatgatgtcattaggttgccttcttgccgccagccaatcgctgcacTGCTGAGCATGGTTTTGAGGATCGATACATAACTCCTTTTAAACCAAACCATGAACacgcaattatctcagataactcaatccagccatactaatcatcaatAACAGGTGCATTTgaagaaccgaattagccagatcctgattagtGCGATGATATCATCTtagatgtgacatttcatctcggatgtaataagcgacGTACCCCACCCTCCAACACAGACATAAAAAAGGGGAATACCACCATCATCTTCAACAACAGAAGAAACAAGACgccactaataaaaaatattatattattaataacaaccaACAATAAGAACACCTCATCATCATACTACCAACCAtcacaaatacaaagaaaaagattATATCCCCTGCACAGCAACTCTGTATTTGTCTTCGGTGAGTATAGTGAATCAATTTATCTATCAAAACTGTAcataaattattagttattaattattattctttgttccaaaaataactgACTATTTGTTTCTTACATTCCCATTTCAGATATTGGTGACTCCTACCATCCCATAGCTTTTAATTATAAGTTTGGACATTCCACTGTTGCAGGCATTGTACAGAGTGTGAGCAGATCCATCTGGGATTGTCTTGTTCCCCAGCTTATGCTCACCCCAGGAGCAGAGGATTGGAAAGAAATTGCGGAGGACTTTCATTGGCTTTGGGCTTTTCCAAATTGTTGTGTTGCTATACATGGCAAACATGTGATCATACAAGCCCTGAACAACATAGGATCACAATTTTATAATTACAAGGGCTCCTTTTCAATTGTCTTGCTGGCAGTGGATGATTCACGTTGGTGCTTCAGGGTGGTGGATGTAGGAGACTTTGGTAGGAGCAGTGATGAGGAAACCCTGGGAAAGCCTTACATCATGGGACTCTGAACTTAAAACCTAATGAGGCCCTATCCTGGACACACAGAACAACGAGCATTCCATTTGTCACATCCCAGAGAGACAGTGGAGTGTGCCTTTTTTATCCTCGCCACTCAGTGGAGGCTTTACCGCAGAATCATTGGTGTTTCTCCTTGGGTGGCTGACGATGTTGTTAAAGCAACATCTATACTTCACAACTTTCTGTGGTGGAAAGCCAGTGATGATGAGGTCAACGAATGTCAGGCCAATGTTCCAGCAGAGGCACAACCAGCAGTACTACATCTTTTAAGGATGGACAGCAACAGCGCCTCAAAGGAAGCACTTTCAGTTAGGGCCACTTATACCACATACTTCTCCTCACCTGCTGGTGCAGTGCCATGGCAATACACGGCAGTGTAATCTATCCCTTGCTTACCAGTCCCCAGCAGTAAAAGTCTCTTGATTAGAGATATTACTAAACATTAGTCCAAAGTAGGAATGTCAACGATTTATCGAtaatcgattaattgtcgataagagatgcaatcgattagaGCAATCAATGGTCGATTAAGCCATTTCATTTTGGGCTGTgtgcggctcatgcgcaaaaCATGTGCGAGCAGCTGTGAGTGACGGTATATAAATTAATCACCATTCATTTCTAATCTacgaattaagcttttaatgtgatttaaactttaaaagcacattaaaatagaaacaacacgaAGTTCTTCAACATGGACAGCAATAGAAATGTGGTAACTTTTTCCCcagataattgtttttatatcgtgcgctttgcagggctgcgggacacaggacatgTAGGctattcattcctacaacttgttGATTCATTCCTACggcttattaatttgtggcaactgtccatgtttcattaaatctttaatttcccttcccgcatgtttaccacagtaagagatgcgaaaacagtgatgaaaagtgaatgacaataaaatcaaaacctgcgaaattagagggatAGAtggtgaagatttaggaaaagaaacaatgcctaaatattattgaatttgtggcaaaccagaacaaagccgcttAAAGGCTACGTGGGTTCGAACTGCATCCAAAAGCATGGTCACAATGTAACATTTTCCAGCTaacctattattcctctaataaacaaagcttttatactacacttgtcataatcagagattgtaatttgtaaataaataattgctggattcaaaacagcaattaaaaggcgGTGTTACCAACACTGACAATACATTTTCCCAGACATTTGATGTCACTAAACAGTGACGCCACATAAGAGCAttgttcacaagtttctgcatagACCTAACTAGAGTGCAAATTCACTCCCTGAATTTAGATGACgcttaataaaaaaacagacataccCCGGTACACATCGAATCCTATTTGATCTGCAATTCCTCTCCATAACAACTCCCTCTTATCAAGGTTTTTGTAGTTGCTGTTGCATTTGTCATAAAGCCCTTTGTGTTCAGACACCAATGAGACCAGCAGCTCTACATTCAGCTTGTCTCGATGCATCTTCTTGGTCTATTTACTTCCTTGAGCCTAAagcgttttaaaaaaaatgatgattttaCGCCTCGCGTTTTGCACGTCTGTGTGCACACTACGGCTGGGCGATATATCAATTATTAGCGATAATGTTGCAATAATTTTGAGAACgatgtaaaattttgaaatatcatgaatatcgaatatttcaaattcaagcatactATCCCAAAAGAACGCGCAGAACGTCCGAAAATGGAACAACCACGCACATGCAAACACTCACTCCTCATTGCGGAAGCGCCGCCGCAGataatctgaaaaacaaacttgctggagtttagcgatctaaatGAAAGCATTATTCAGCCAGTCtatgttctgtcatgagatctatgtatgtatgtgacccaggaccacaaaaccagtcttaagtgtacattttttgaaaattgagatttatatatcatctgaatgctgaacaaataagctttccattgatgtatggtttattaggatcggataATATTTGgacgagatacaactatttgataaTCTGGAATCTAAAAtcgaaatactgagaaaatcacctttaaaattgtcgaaatgaattcttagctatgcatattactaatcaaaaattaagttttgatatatttacggtaggaaatttactaaatatcttcatggaacatgatatatACATAATATCCAAACAAACAATGTCAAAATCTATAATATTTCTACAAATACAATCCTCATCTACTTAAatatcacaacaaaaataaaaaaaaaaataaaatacaaaattacaagaaaaaaaaaaatatattacatatataaatatattaaaaaataatatagaacCTTGTATGAAAATACCATATGAACCGTTAATGcaggatttaaaaatgttttacaagacGTGAGTGCACAAAATTAGAAGAAAAAGTGACAGTTCTCAAAAACCGTTTTTTTTTGTCTAACATCGCGTCATATTACGTCACGATAGGGAGTCGTGTGCTGCACTCTGCTTTGAACTGGCGTGAGTCAGTGTGTTTTcggtagttatttttatttcaatttatcatCGTCATGGTAAATGATTGCGTTTGTGGACGTTGCACTAACTCCAGCCTGTCAGGACATCGAGTCCACAGGTTTCCTAACAAGAAATAGGATGGTATCTTCCGGGCCTGGGTGTGTTTGTGCGGGTGAAGAGACGGGACTTCACTAATGCATCTGCTTCGAGAAACGCAGTGGTGTGTAGTTTAGCGATCACTTTACACCGGAGGAGGATTATCATCCCGGCGATATGATGCAGTTCAACATGAGATACCGAAGCAAGAAGCGAGTGAGACTCAGAGCTGACGCACACCAGCACCTTCATCGGGTCCCGGCCCACCTGTGGCTCGGCCGCCGGAGGGAGACATGATGCTCACGGATCCGTCAGAGATGCTGCGCCCACGAAAACGTCAACTGTGCACTGCAAgtcttgtttttaaacatttgctaccTACCAAATCtgtgaacataattatttaaataatgagacACAACGAGATGTGTATAGGTTGTTGTAAACATGGCCGTGGGAAGTAGGGGTGCTGcatgtgctgcagcacccccgttggaaaatgcagacattacagcactctctgacagatgcaaaaaaataaatacataaacgtattaaaacaatgttttaaatccTCCTGTTTGTTATTAACCTAAGAAGTTTATGCACGAGGAGGTTTTGAgcacaactaaataa comes from the Cyprinus carpio isolate SPL01 chromosome B4, ASM1834038v1, whole genome shotgun sequence genome and includes:
- the LOC109063389 gene encoding gastrula zinc finger protein XlCGF8.2DB-like, yielding MAFIKVESEDMKIEETFRVNHEDTEEQIKMVFIKEESEDMKIEETFKVIHEDTEEQTDLMTLKEESQELIEKEDNVQHEKYYFMTGEKSFSCTQTEKTSQKRAFTCQQCGKSFTRKENLEVHMRVHTGEKPFTCQLCGKSFINKTTLKNHTRIHTGEKPYTCSHCGKSFTYKHCLDDHKIIHTGEKPFTCQQCGKSYTHKRNLRDHVRTHTGEKPYTCSQCGKSFNHKQHLDDHKIIHSGKKPFTCQQCGKSFTQKQHLVNHMKIHTGEKPFTCQQCGKSFIQNGNLNRHMNIHTGEKP